One Streptomyces lincolnensis genomic region harbors:
- a CDS encoding alkaline phosphatase D family protein, producing the protein MTGATSPDRRRFLTAGAAVVGAAASAQLWLPGTARAAATPLPDGVFGLGVASGDPLPDGVVLWTRLAPDPLNGGGMPDAAVPVQWEVAADERFRKVVRRGTAQALPAYGHSVHVDVRGLRAGRVYWYRFRAGGQISRVGRTRTAPPAHSTGGHLRVALASCQNWQNGYFTPYADMLAQDPDVVLFVGDYIYESAPSATAVRRHEGSGEPYTLTQYRNRYAQYRLDPDLADIHANAPFVVTFDDHEVDNDFAGEIPQDPAKQPHDAFVARLTAAYQAYYEHMPVRAAAVPNGPHIRMHRRLDFGRLARLSVLDTRQFRSDQATSQAGAQDPALTMLGADQKQWLLDGLHRSPARWNLIASQIMMAETDLQIGEGKLWFYDAWDGYQAERNALLDEFRDVRNPVVLSGDRHLTMISDLKTDYADPASQVVGAEFVGTSISSNGDQDLDAFHRQWDPLMPDNPHWKFIDAHRGYHLFDVRRDRIDAQVRVVDTVLKPEAVPSTLARLRVDAGRPGVRLV; encoded by the coding sequence ATGACTGGAGCAACATCGCCCGACCGCCGCCGTTTTCTGACCGCCGGTGCCGCCGTGGTCGGCGCCGCGGCCTCCGCCCAGCTCTGGCTGCCCGGTACCGCCCGGGCGGCCGCGACACCGCTGCCCGACGGTGTCTTCGGCCTGGGCGTCGCGTCCGGCGACCCGCTCCCGGACGGCGTGGTCTTGTGGACCCGGCTCGCCCCCGACCCGCTCAACGGCGGCGGCATGCCCGACGCGGCGGTGCCGGTGCAGTGGGAGGTCGCCGCGGACGAACGGTTCAGAAAGGTGGTCCGCCGGGGCACCGCCCAGGCCCTGCCCGCATACGGGCACAGCGTTCACGTCGACGTACGGGGTCTGCGCGCCGGCCGCGTCTACTGGTACCGCTTCCGGGCCGGCGGCCAGATCTCCCGCGTCGGCCGTACCCGCACCGCGCCCCCCGCGCACAGCACCGGCGGCCACCTGCGGGTGGCGCTGGCCTCCTGCCAGAACTGGCAGAACGGCTACTTCACGCCGTACGCCGACATGCTGGCCCAGGACCCGGACGTCGTGCTGTTCGTCGGCGACTACATCTACGAGTCGGCGCCCTCCGCGACGGCCGTACGGCGGCACGAGGGCTCGGGCGAGCCGTACACCCTCACCCAGTACCGCAACCGGTACGCCCAGTACCGGCTGGACCCCGACCTCGCCGACATCCACGCCAACGCGCCCTTCGTGGTCACCTTCGACGACCACGAGGTCGACAACGACTTCGCCGGCGAGATCCCCCAGGACCCGGCCAAGCAACCGCACGACGCCTTCGTGGCACGGCTGACCGCGGCCTACCAGGCGTACTACGAGCACATGCCGGTGCGTGCCGCCGCCGTGCCGAACGGCCCGCACATCCGGATGCACCGCCGCCTCGACTTCGGCCGGCTGGCCCGCCTGAGCGTCCTGGACACCCGGCAGTTCCGCAGCGACCAGGCGACCAGCCAGGCCGGCGCCCAGGACCCCGCGCTCACCATGCTCGGCGCCGACCAGAAGCAGTGGCTGCTCGACGGGCTGCACCGCTCGCCCGCCCGCTGGAACCTCATCGCCTCGCAGATCATGATGGCCGAGACCGACCTCCAGATCGGCGAGGGCAAGCTCTGGTTCTACGACGCCTGGGACGGCTACCAGGCCGAACGCAACGCGCTCCTCGACGAGTTCCGCGACGTCCGCAACCCGGTCGTGCTCAGCGGCGACCGTCACCTGACGATGATCAGCGACCTGAAGACGGACTACGCCGACCCAGCCTCCCAGGTCGTGGGCGCCGAGTTCGTCGGCACCTCCATCTCCAGCAACGGCGACCAGGACCTCGACGCCTTCCACCGCCAGTGGGACCCGCTGATGCCGGACAACCCGCACTGGAAGTTCATCGACGCCCACCGCGGCTACCACCTCTTCGACGTCCGCCGCGACCGCATCGACGCGCAGG